The genomic window CGACCGTCGGCGAGGTGGCCGAGACCGTGGAATCCGAAGGCGCCGAACTGGACGTCCTCGAGCGCGCCCGCCGGACGTCGGTCGACGAGCCGAATCGGGTTCCGATGACGATCGGCCTCGAGGGCAGTGGACGGGGGCATCTCGAGGGAGTTCTGGAGTCGTTAGACGCGCTCGAGGGGGTGTCGGTCCTCGAGCGCTCGCTCGAGTAACGGTTCTCTCTCAACGGGCCGTCCGATTACTGTTGGCGCGCTGAACCGCGACGGAGTCGCGGTTCGACTACCGCGAGGGATGAGTGAGGGAGCGGGAGCGACCGAGCGAATCGGCTGGGGAGGGCGTGGCGTTCCTCGTTGCCACGATTCGTGAGTCGATGGTGATGTCGCTGTTTCGAATCGAGGGATGACGAAAACGAGTCCGCTGCTCGTACTGGCACCTGGGGATTTCCACACCCACCCCAGCCGATTCGTTCGCTCCCACCGGTCGCTCACTCATCCCTCGCGCAGGATCGGATCGGGGCTCGACGGTCGCTCGCCCCGATACAGCGCGCGCCACCGCAGTCAATACTCGAGTTGTAAAACGATAGTGAAACAGTATCCGTTTACCGAACCGATTCGCGACGGTCGGCGACGCGCTCGAGCCGCGCGGAGAAACGGAAATCGATCGCGGAAATCGACGGTCGTCCTTACGCGACTTTCGCGCTCGGGCTGACGGCCTCGATCGCTTCGAGGAAGATGCCGATCCCCAGTTCGATCTCGCGCTCGCTCGAGTCCAGCGGCGGCAGCAACCGGATCGTCTTCTCGCCACAGCCCAACGTCAGCAGGCCGCGCTCGAGGGCGGCTTCGACGACGGCGGACCGCCGTTCGGGGGTATCGAACTCGACGGCGAGCATCAGGCCCTTGCCGCGGACGTCCACGACGGAGTCGGGCGCGTCGTCGCGCAGGAGTTCTTTGGCCTGCTCGCCGCGCTGGGTCGCGTTGTCCAGCAGGTCGTGTTCCCGGATGGCCTCGAGGGTGAACGCGCCCATCATCGAGCCGAGCAGATCGCCGCCGCCGAAGGTCGACCCCAGCCGGTTCTTCTCGCTGGGGAAGACCTCCGAGCGGGAGATCGTCGCGCCGACGCGCAGCGCCTTCGCGCTGGCGATGACGTCGGGTTCGATCGGGTAGTGATCCGAGGCCCAGATCTCGCCGGTGCGGCCGACGCCGGACTGGATCTCGTCGACGACCAGCGGGATGTCGTACTCGTCGGTGACGTCGGCCACTTCCTGCATGAACTCCTGGCTGGGAAAGCGGTAGCCGCCGACGCCCTGAATCGGCTCGAGCGCGAGGAAGGCGATCTCGTCGGGGTTGACGTGGCCGCCCTCCGGCGAGAGCATGTTTCGGAGCTGCGAACTCCCGCCGGCGAAGAAGCCGCAGTCGCAGCTGTCGGCGTCACAGCCTCGATCGGCGCAGAACGGGACCGTCTCGATCCCGCTGATCTCGGGGTAGTGGCGCGTGTAGACCTCCTTTGACTTCGTCAGCGAGAGCGTGCCGAGCGTGCGGCCGTGGAAGCTGCCCGCGAAGGCGACGCCGTACTTCGCGGGGGCTCGATAGTCGTGGGTGATCTTCATCGAGTTCTCCATCGCCTCGGCGCCGGAGTTCGAGAGGAAGACCGTGTCCATCCCGTACTGACTCGATACCGCGGTCAGTTTCT from Haloterrigena sp. KLK7 includes these protein-coding regions:
- a CDS encoding aminotransferase class III-fold pyridoxal phosphate-dependent enzyme, with the protein product MDRDTAEPDADALPGPNAQQWVDFHQEHSAPSEYSHDFVWDVTRAADGPFVTDVDGNVLLDFTCHIGAAPLGYNNPKVLEKVREFDLVEPMKIAGQDMYFGSGPNPDEADVPGSSHLMEKLTAVSSQYGMDTVFLSNSGAEAMENSMKITHDYRAPAKYGVAFAGSFHGRTLGTLSLTKSKEVYTRHYPEISGIETVPFCADRGCDADSCDCGFFAGGSSQLRNMLSPEGGHVNPDEIAFLALEPIQGVGGYRFPSQEFMQEVADVTDEYDIPLVVDEIQSGVGRTGEIWASDHYPIEPDVIASAKALRVGATISRSEVFPSEKNRLGSTFGGGDLLGSMMGAFTLEAIREHDLLDNATQRGEQAKELLRDDAPDSVVDVRGKGLMLAVEFDTPERRSAVVEAALERGLLTLGCGEKTIRLLPPLDSSEREIELGIGIFLEAIEAVSPSAKVA